The Odocoileus virginianus isolate 20LAN1187 ecotype Illinois chromosome 3, Ovbor_1.2, whole genome shotgun sequence genome includes a window with the following:
- the LOC110121565 gene encoding olfactory receptor 2AK2-like, translating into MKTENESVRTDFILLGLFQYGPMDTVLFVVIAILFSVALVGNIMLILLIQLDTRLHTPMYFLLSQLSFIDMMYISTTVPKMATNFLSNSKTITFLGCEIQAFVFMALGGTEALLLGFMSYDRYVAICHPLRYPVLMSKKICWFMVTCAWTSCSINSLIHTLYAFQLPFCRSRLINHFFCEVPSMLPLVCQDTSQYEHTILLSGLIILLLPFMAILASYACVLTVVFQMSSGKGQTKAISTCSSHLTVASLFYVTTLSTYTRPHSLHSPEEDKIVAVFYTIITPLLNPFIYSLRNKEVIRALRRVCVHKI; encoded by the coding sequence atgaaaacagaaaatgaaagtgtcaggACAGATTTTATACTTCttggtcttttccaatatggCCCAATGGATACCGTACTCTTTGTTGTCATTGCAATCCTGTTTTCGGTGGCTCTGGTGGGGAATATCATGCTGATTCTTCTCATTCAATTGGACACCAGACTCCACACTCCAATGTACTTCCTACTCAGTCAACTCTCTTTCATCGACATGATGTACATCTCCACCACTGTGCCCAAAATGGCAACTAACTTTCTGTCCAATAGTAAGACCATTACATTTTTAGGTTGTGAGATTCAAGCATTTGTGTTCATGGCCCTTGGTGGAACTGAAGCTCTTCTTCTTGGTTTCATGTCTTATGATCGCTATGTAGCCATCTGTCACCCTTTACGTTACCCTGTACTCATGAGCAAGAAGATCTGTTGGTTCATGGTCACATGTGCATGGACCAGTTGTTCTATCAACTCTTTAATACACACACTGTATGCATTTCAACTCCCCTTCTGTAGATCTCGGCTTATTaatcactttttctgtgaagttccatccatgttgccactgGTGTGTCAGGACACTTCTCAGTATGAACATACAATACTCCTGAGTGGACTTATTATTCTGTTGTTACCTTTCATGGCCATTTTAGCTTCCTATGCCTGTGTACTTACTGTGGTATTCCAGATGAGTTCAGGAAAAGGGCAGACAAAAGCTATCTCCACTTGTTCCTCTCACCTGACTGTGGCAAGCCTGTTCTATGTAACCACTCTCTCCACCTATACAAGGCCACACTCCTTGCATTCCCCGGAAGAGGACAAGATAGTAGCTGTGTTTTATACCATTATTACACCTCTTCTGAACCCATttatctacagcctgaggaacaaaGAAGTTATAAGGGCCTTGAGGAGAGTATGTGTACACAAAATATGA